Sequence from the Drosophila subpulchrella strain 33 F10 #4 breed RU33 chromosome 3R, RU_Dsub_v1.1 Primary Assembly, whole genome shotgun sequence genome:
ACGTAGATGCAAAATAGATTGCGTTCTTTggtctatttaaaaaatatatggaaGAAAGAGAAGGCGGTCATACTTGTAGAGCGCCATAAttcaatttatataaatataagtctAGTACAGAAAAGATAACAACTTCATATTTTCAACtattttaactaaaaaatCAAGTTTTCTCACCATCCAATGAAAAAGCacatacaaataataataaaataattttaatttacaaaATGCATTATGCATAAGATAGACTCTGACTATTTACACCTGGTTATTGTGGATACACGTGTAGTAAGGAAAGACATCTTGACTTTGGGTTATGAGAGTGATAGGTGTTGGTGTGGATAAATGCTGAAACACTTAGGAGCTAGTTGCTAATTATATAGCTAAAAGTATAAGCTAACAATTCCTAGAAACTACGAAAATTGTACAATGAATTTTGCAATTAAATATTCTGGGTTTCGCGCGATCTTTCACAAAATGGCAATACGAAAGTGTGAGGGTGAGTGTGTGGTGTGTGTTATGTGTTTTGTGACGGTAATTTGATGTCCTTTCACATGGCAGCACCATTGTAGTGCTGATACATCTCATCCCAGAACCTCTGACGCTCCGGCTCGGGATTCGTTTTCATCGCCAGATTGGCCGAGATGTCCATGTAGTTGAGGCTGTTCATCACATTGGTGGGATCGATGGGAGTCCACTTGGTGGTCAGATTGGGGTCCTCGATGTCCGGCGTGGGGGAGCTGCAATTAATCGTAGTTATATCTAcagaaagattacatttatcTCGGTTACCCACCCGTATTTGGCGAAATTCGTCCACATGCGCACCATGCGATTCTTGACCTGCACCTCCATCGACTTGGGATCCAGACTCAGGTTGAAAAACCCGAACTTGAACAGGTATCCCAATTCATCGCCGTGGCAAACTCCAGGTCGGGGAATCCCCAACATCCGTTTGTACAGACCCAAAGATCCATCGAATGAGAAGCGGTACATGTAAACGGGGGCATTTCCGTATTTGGCATGATTCCGGGCCGTCTTACGAATTCCCTGAAGGAACATGAGATCCGTGAGGAGCTGTCGgggataaaaaatttataaatatctaTGTATATATCCAAACTTGAACTTGGACTTACTGCTATCATCTCATCCACCGATTCAATGCCCACATGCTTGCTGCCTAGATAAAAAGATCTTATCTCACGGGTCACTCTATCATGGGATTGGGTAACATTCAAATCTTGAGGCACCAGGCGGCCAAAGTCGTTCTCAATGATGCTTAGCAATTGGGGATTCTTCCGAAGTCCTTATAAAAGAGATAATTATTagttattgtttatttttgtgtATCCTAAGATATGATCATACTTCTTATAAACAGCATGGCCTCGTGTGTATTGTAGCCCGTCATGTAGGAAACATCACTGTTGAAATTCTGCGTGTGGTACATGTCGCTGGGATGTTGGGTCAAGAAGGGCTGTTCCAAGAACTGCTCCTCTTGGGAATCCTGATTCCAGTATCCCTCTACCACGGGCACAAAAGGCAGACCAATGTTATTTCTCTGGTCCTCGGCGGTTATGGTGGTTGGAGCTGCCTCCACCAGTTTCATGGCCGGAACCCTGCGCAGGAAGTCGAGGATGTCCTCGGTGTTGTTGGCACCCACATAACCCAGATTGGCGGCCAAACGGGCAGCTCGCTGACTTGAACTGGCCGCCATGGACCAGGGATTCAATGCCGAACCACTTTGGGAAATCGCTCGCTGGAAAAGTCCCTTGGCCTGTGGCGAAAGCAGAAGCAACTGGACAGACGAGGCTCCAGCGGACTCTCCGAAAACGGTCACCTGGTTGGGATCTCCGCCAAAGGCAGCAATGTTGTCCCGAACCCACTTCAGAGCCAGCACCTGATCCTTTAGACCCTGATTACCAGGGGCATCTGGTCCAGCGGTAAGGAATCCCAGTGGACCCAATCGGTAGTTGAGGGTCACAAGAACGATATCCTCGGCCACCAGGTAGTCGGGTCCATAGAGGAAGGAGTTGCCGGAACCAAAGGAGAAGCCTCCGCCATGTAACCAAACCATCACAGGCAGCTTGGGCTGCTCCCCGGACTCCTCCTCTTTGGGCATGCGAGTGGTGAAGACGTTGACGAACAGGCAATCCTCATCTCCCTTGAAGGTGTCCAGGATCATGTTCTTGTGCGGACAACTCTGACCCTCCCGAGAAGCATCTCGGATGCCTGACCACGGCTTCTCCGGCTCAGCAGCTCGGAATCTGCAATAAAAGATGTTATTATATTGAAGTTTATCTTGTGAAAGATTAGAATCTGGTACCTTCTGGCTCCTGTGGGTGCTGCTCCATAGCGCATTCCCTTGAAGCTGTAGTAGCCTCCCCTCTCTCCAGATCGATACTTCTGATAGCGACCCCTAACTTTTCCCAGTGAGGTGGTAGCCACGATCTCACGCTCTTTCTGTGAATGATTTTAGCAAGCAATGTCAGTCTATATATAAAACCAATGATTAGAATAAATTTTTACTCAAGAAATCTACTTCAAGGCCCACCAATTTTGGCTGCCACTTGCGAATGCAAAAAATCTGAGTTGCGCAACCAATTTGCATTGAAGTGCGAACTCGAAAAGAACCGGCACAAAGAAGTATGCCATGTGCCTGGCCAGAGTTGCGCAACCGCCTCGGTCAATAGCCAAAAAGCCAGTTCCCGCCTCCGTTCACCTGCCAGGTTCTTGACTTAGTGGCCATCTAGGGGGTGTGTGCAAATGTCAGCTCTTTCTTTGCTATTGAGTCGACCTCAGCCCCAATCTGCACCTGCCTCCATGTTTGGCCAGCTGGCCATGTTCAAGTTGAGATTTGATTTGGCCACCACTTGACCACAATTCGGCTGCCCAAAGAGGCTGTGTTTAAAGCTTGGCATTTGCTTTGGCCATGGGTCAAGGCCGATGGAGATGGAGACTTACCCGCAGAGATCGCACCACCTCCTGCACCACTCGCATGGCCCTCGATGGCAGCAGTTGCACCAGCGAGTTCGGATGCGATGTCAGGGTTTTCCAGGCCGTTGTCTCCTGCAATTGCAAATTCCAAAGAGTTTTAGTATGCACAGAGAGAAAATGCTGTGATTATTcaaaaaatgataaaaaaatatatgtacaatgtacataaaGCATTAAACTCGAATCTAGGAATCAACCCACGTAAATGGACTGTTACTTAATATTGCTAttttatatttcatatttacttttaatctCTTAGAATGTCGGCTGTGTCAAAAACTATAAtgtatacaaaatatttattaaaaaagtgTGTTATTTTCCTGTACTAAGATCACATTGACCcctattttaaatgtatttttgccttttgaaaattaaaatttaacatGCAACTTAAATCGCTCCATATTAAGCATTTTTAAGCGTGCAGTTAACAGCAATTTGCAAAACATGCAGCAGCCCCTTGTGCAAAGGCTGAGGCCCAGTCCAAGTTCATCGGGCTCGATGACAATTTTTGGGGCTGTCCGATTTGTACAGCGGCGTTAACTGTCAACGTTCAACCTTCACCGACTGCTCGGCTTAATTGAAATGCCATTTGCATAACTCAAATGCTCGGCTTGCGGCAATTAGGCAGCGGCATTAGCAACACCAACATCGAGAGTCACGTGCTGCCAGAGGAAACgccaatccaatccaatccgATCTCAGTTCCCAGGCCAAAATAAAATGGGCGTGTGTCCCGGGCCAAAATGGGCTTATATACTTGGCTGTGATTCATGGCACAAATAGACGTCAGTCGGTGGCTGTGCAGCACCGAGATTCAAGTTCACCTTAACCACTCTGTTGTTATGCTAATTATGTGCTATGTGTGCTATGCTGTATACTCTATCTAGGTGAATATTGGTGGTATTATAAGACCAACCATATGGAATCTAGTTCAATTGCTTGAAAGGTATTCGGATTTCGTCTTGTTTACTTTTTCGGTATTTTGTGTGTGGTCCGGGGTCTATGCTAATGTGGGTGTAGCTGGTTTATAACAGTTTCCTATCAATATCCGATCGATGTTGGCTTTAATTATAACTGTTTAATGCGCTTGTTGGCTCTGTGTGTTTTTTTGTATTCGATAACAAAACAAACGTTGGCTTAAAAGGCGCTTAAGAAGTGGGTCATTGTTTAACGCATAAAGCTCGAGAGTGCtgggaaaataatttaagtCTGCCAATCAATCTTAAGCTGAGATTTTGATTTGGATTTCAGGCTTTGGCTTTTCGGCTGCTCTAATATGCAAATGAGTGAGAGTCTGCCTTGTTGCATTGCGAATCTCGCATAATATTTTCGCCGCTTACAATGCAAACATTATGCAATGGGTGCCGCTTTCACGCTTCCACGATCGAGAGTCGAAAAATAAAAGCGAATGAAATGCAGGTAGAAAGCGCTGCAGCGATGCAATTGTTGCATAAGAACCATATTCAATACGAACCGTGGTAGAACTGGCCATTTGGGGGATTTGGCGCATGTCCAGTGACCCGGAAGAGTTTTTCCTCTCtgtatttttcccattttccggCGATATTGTTGTGGTGGCGATTAAAAAAAACGCTTTGGCCCGCAAATCTTGCAAATCACCGCCATCCAAGCCCGAAACCCAATCCTCCCCCTCCGCGGCTGACTTTCTCTGCTCGGTGACTATGATTCGATGGCCGGGTTCGGATTTGTTCGGTCTCTGCACACAAATTGCCAAGACAATTAGACCAGTGGCCAGCAAAAGAGCCGCGATCGCAGCTCCACGGGCCAAATTCCGGGGGCAGGGCATGATGTCGAAAAAGGGGGCTAAAAAGCCAGGGGACTCCGAGTTCGAGTTGTCTTTTGTTTTATGCAACCGCTTGACAGCCGCACAAATTCGTTGCAGTTGTTCCGACAAGTGCAATGGAACGAGGAGCCGTAAACTTTGATTTATTGAACTCGCACTGGAGGAGTGACACTGACTGCCAAACGAACACAGTCACCGCTAAAAGTCTGAGCACCCGGGATCAACGCTTCGCTCTTCCGACTGCCACTGTTGCGCTTTCGACGGCCTGAAGgcttttgaattaaattccacttgctcctcgattttcctcgatTTTTCGCTTTCAAACGGCAGTCATTAAAGTACCGTGTAAGTTGGAAGAATGCAGGTATGCAAG
This genomic interval carries:
- the LOC119558965 gene encoding esterase B1 isoform X3, whose amino-acid sequence is MVIKSKSKRTMTTTGLRPMLSLLLLGLGLILFCDVSSSIAIAPSTFGTAIARAGKISNQLKETTAWKTLTSHPNSLVQLLPSRAMRVVQEVVRSLRKEREIVATTSLGKVRGRYQKYRSGERGGYYSFKGMRYGAAPTGARRFRAAEPEKPWSGIRDASREGQSCPHKNMILDTFKGDEDCLFVNVFTTRMPKEEESGEQPKLPVMVWLHGGGFSFGSGNSFLYGPDYLVAEDIVLVTLNYRLGPLGFLTAGPDAPGNQGLKDQVLALKWVRDNIAAFGGDPNQVTVFGESAGASSVQLLLLSPQAKGLFQRAISQSGSALNPWSMAASSSQRAARLAANLGYVGANNTEDILDFLRRVPAMKLVEAAPTTITAEDQRNNIGLPFVPVVEGYWNQDSQEEQFLEQPFLTQHPSDMYHTQNFNSDVSYMTGYNTHEAMLFIRRLRKNPQLLSIIENDFGRLVPQDLNVTQSHDRVTREIRSFYLGSKHVGIESVDEMIALLTDLMFLQGIRKTARNHAKYGNAPVYMYRFSFDGSLGLYKRMLGIPRPGVCHGDELGYLFKFGFFNLSLDPKSMEVQVKNRMVRMWTNFAKYGSPTPDIEDPNLTTKWTPIDPTNVMNSLNYMDISANLAMKTNPEPERQRFWDEMYQHYNGAAM
- the LOC119558965 gene encoding esterase B1 isoform X2; translation: MHYSDLFTQSKSKRTMTTTGLRPMLSLLLLGLGLILFCDVSSSIAIAPSTFGTAIARAGKISNQLKETTAWKTLTSHPNSLVQLLPSRAMRVVQEVVRSLRKEREIVATTSLGKVRGRYQKYRSGERGGYYSFKGMRYGAAPTGARRFRAAEPEKPWSGIRDASREGQSCPHKNMILDTFKGDEDCLFVNVFTTRMPKEEESGEQPKLPVMVWLHGGGFSFGSGNSFLYGPDYLVAEDIVLVTLNYRLGPLGFLTAGPDAPGNQGLKDQVLALKWVRDNIAAFGGDPNQVTVFGESAGASSVQLLLLSPQAKGLFQRAISQSGSALNPWSMAASSSQRAARLAANLGYVGANNTEDILDFLRRVPAMKLVEAAPTTITAEDQRNNIGLPFVPVVEGYWNQDSQEEQFLEQPFLTQHPSDMYHTQNFNSDVSYMTGYNTHEAMLFIRRLRKNPQLLSIIENDFGRLVPQDLNVTQSHDRVTREIRSFYLGSKHVGIESVDEMIALLTDLMFLQGIRKTARNHAKYGNAPVYMYRFSFDGSLGLYKRMLGIPRPGVCHGDELGYLFKFGFFNLSLDPKSMEVQVKNRMVRMWTNFAKYGSPTPDIEDPNLTTKWTPIDPTNVMNSLNYMDISANLAMKTNPEPERQRFWDEMYQHYNGAAM
- the LOC119558965 gene encoding esterase B1 isoform X4 — protein: MTTTGLRPMLSLLLLGLGLILFCDVSSSIAIAPSTFGTAIARAGKISNQLKETTAWKTLTSHPNSLVQLLPSRAMRVVQEVVRSLRKEREIVATTSLGKVRGRYQKYRSGERGGYYSFKGMRYGAAPTGARRFRAAEPEKPWSGIRDASREGQSCPHKNMILDTFKGDEDCLFVNVFTTRMPKEEESGEQPKLPVMVWLHGGGFSFGSGNSFLYGPDYLVAEDIVLVTLNYRLGPLGFLTAGPDAPGNQGLKDQVLALKWVRDNIAAFGGDPNQVTVFGESAGASSVQLLLLSPQAKGLFQRAISQSGSALNPWSMAASSSQRAARLAANLGYVGANNTEDILDFLRRVPAMKLVEAAPTTITAEDQRNNIGLPFVPVVEGYWNQDSQEEQFLEQPFLTQHPSDMYHTQNFNSDVSYMTGYNTHEAMLFIRRLRKNPQLLSIIENDFGRLVPQDLNVTQSHDRVTREIRSFYLGSKHVGIESVDEMIALLTDLMFLQGIRKTARNHAKYGNAPVYMYRFSFDGSLGLYKRMLGIPRPGVCHGDELGYLFKFGFFNLSLDPKSMEVQVKNRMVRMWTNFAKYGSPTPDIEDPNLTTKWTPIDPTNVMNSLNYMDISANLAMKTNPEPERQRFWDEMYQHYNGAAM
- the LOC119558965 gene encoding esterase B1 isoform X1; protein product: MPCPRNLARGAAIAALLLATGLIVLAICVQRPNKSEPGHRIIVTEQRKSAAEGEDWVSGLDGGDLQDLRAKAFFLIATTTISPENGKNTERKNSSGSLDMRQIPQMASSTTETTAWKTLTSHPNSLVQLLPSRAMRVVQEVVRSLRKEREIVATTSLGKVRGRYQKYRSGERGGYYSFKGMRYGAAPTGARRFRAAEPEKPWSGIRDASREGQSCPHKNMILDTFKGDEDCLFVNVFTTRMPKEEESGEQPKLPVMVWLHGGGFSFGSGNSFLYGPDYLVAEDIVLVTLNYRLGPLGFLTAGPDAPGNQGLKDQVLALKWVRDNIAAFGGDPNQVTVFGESAGASSVQLLLLSPQAKGLFQRAISQSGSALNPWSMAASSSQRAARLAANLGYVGANNTEDILDFLRRVPAMKLVEAAPTTITAEDQRNNIGLPFVPVVEGYWNQDSQEEQFLEQPFLTQHPSDMYHTQNFNSDVSYMTGYNTHEAMLFIRRLRKNPQLLSIIENDFGRLVPQDLNVTQSHDRVTREIRSFYLGSKHVGIESVDEMIALLTDLMFLQGIRKTARNHAKYGNAPVYMYRFSFDGSLGLYKRMLGIPRPGVCHGDELGYLFKFGFFNLSLDPKSMEVQVKNRMVRMWTNFAKYGSPTPDIEDPNLTTKWTPIDPTNVMNSLNYMDISANLAMKTNPEPERQRFWDEMYQHYNGAAM